From the Flavobacterium galactosidilyticum genome, one window contains:
- a CDS encoding nucleotidyl transferase AbiEii/AbiGii toxin family protein yields the protein MKLHENKVIFRQSIEFTAQQMGILPIYVEKDYWVTYALCIIFQDTIGAETIFKGGTALSKCFGLIERFSEDIDLVVLKRDEESGNQLKNKLKKITNAVGAKLTEVDEEGITNKVGMIRKIAYQYPKTFTGKFGQVRENIIVEATWLGRYEPYYTTSISSYIFTMMKSAGQLQIAEEHDLLPFEVQVLHVNRTICEKIMSLVRFSYGSNPIEDLRNKIRHTYDLHQLLKDSEIQKFFESPEFEEMLLLVGQDDVSSFKNNNRWLVNHPKEAIIFSQTNLTWEKLEEVYTNEFLNLVYGAKPTSEEILKSLIKISERLQHIKWNIEIPKKGETK from the coding sequence ATGAAGCTACACGAAAACAAAGTTATATTTAGACAATCAATTGAGTTTACCGCTCAACAGATGGGGATACTACCTATTTATGTAGAAAAAGACTACTGGGTAACGTATGCATTATGTATCATTTTTCAGGATACAATTGGAGCAGAAACCATTTTCAAAGGAGGAACAGCACTATCAAAATGTTTTGGATTAATTGAACGTTTTTCTGAAGATATTGATTTGGTAGTTTTGAAGAGAGACGAAGAAAGCGGAAATCAACTGAAAAACAAATTGAAGAAGATAACCAATGCTGTTGGTGCAAAATTAACAGAAGTAGATGAAGAGGGTATTACAAACAAAGTGGGCATGATTAGGAAAATTGCCTATCAGTATCCAAAAACGTTTACTGGAAAATTTGGACAAGTTAGAGAGAACATTATCGTTGAAGCGACTTGGCTAGGACGTTATGAACCATACTACACCACCTCTATTTCATCCTATATTTTTACAATGATGAAATCAGCGGGACAACTCCAAATTGCAGAAGAGCATGATTTATTACCCTTTGAAGTTCAAGTATTGCATGTAAATAGAACTATTTGCGAAAAAATAATGAGTTTGGTTCGTTTTTCTTATGGATCAAATCCGATAGAAGACTTGAGAAATAAAATACGCCATACTTACGACTTACATCAGTTATTAAAAGACTCCGAAATTCAAAAATTCTTTGAAAGTCCAGAGTTTGAAGAAATGCTTTTACTAGTAGGACAAGATGATGTTTCAAGCTTCAAAAACAATAATAGATGGTTAGTGAATCATCCGAAAGAAGCCATAATATTTAGTCAAACAAATCTAACTTGGGAAAAATTAGAAGAGGTCTATACCAATGAATTTCTTAATCTTGTGTATGGTGCAAAACCCACGAGTGAAGAGATTTTAAAATCACTGATCAAAATCAGTGAGCGTTTACAACATATAAAATGGAATATTGAAATTCCCAAAAAAGGAGAAACGAAATAG